Proteins encoded together in one Chitinophaga lutea window:
- a CDS encoding DoxX family protein gives MLQKIIRTNLSGTTMLLRLMVGAVFLSEGIQKFLFPATLGAGRFAKAGLPNPEFLGPFVGSFEIICGGLVLVGLFTRLAAVPLLTIMLVAIATTKATVLANDGFWEMMHGSRTDWSMLLGSIFLIVEGGGRWSFDRALTRQR, from the coding sequence ATGCTTCAAAAAATCATACGTACCAACCTATCCGGCACTACCATGCTTCTCCGGTTGATGGTAGGGGCCGTGTTCCTTTCTGAGGGAATACAGAAGTTCCTGTTCCCGGCGACGTTGGGTGCCGGCCGTTTTGCAAAGGCGGGTTTGCCCAACCCGGAATTTTTGGGCCCGTTTGTGGGCAGCTTTGAGATCATCTGCGGAGGATTGGTGCTGGTGGGGCTATTCACCCGGCTCGCAGCCGTTCCGTTACTCACGATCATGCTGGTGGCTATTGCCACAACAAAGGCCACGGTATTAGCCAACGACGGTTTTTGGGAAATGATGCACGGCAGCCGCACCGATTGGTCCATGCTGTTAGGCAGCATTTTCCTCATTGTCGAGGGAGGAGGCCGATGGTCGTTTGACAGGGCGCTCACCAGGCAGCGATGA
- a CDS encoding YncE family protein, with protein sequence MKKMLLYIVVTLFCFPGCDESPGSPHVSQTSFIIDYRDLSGVSDGIAIIELDPESPQFGKITSRIELGKDVLPHHIYFDRRQKRVYNTALGFPYLYELKLKHGPDGRPYIAKAEPINTGGNQVGEDMFFTNDGRYFVTFMGGRGNEHGGTVGVFRATDNRLIHTIEADMHHDSTKFIMHPHGISMNESTRRLMVTSTIHPGLTSGVGSTVTLINADNYSLIKTYKVADAGAPASSPVEVLLLRNGFLPYALVTTMLGGDVWIAPRDPKTNNYGEFTKFFDGSDHGLGWALEFYVSAEKLLYVSFAKPGVVKVFDIAALPAVKVVRTLQSDPGAHHMAFFKTKSGRDVVAVQNNMLNLPDINAGTIAVFDVKTGERLATAQVKKNYNIQPESIEWANGNGHYMHH encoded by the coding sequence ATGAAAAAAATGCTCCTGTACATTGTTGTAACACTGTTTTGTTTTCCCGGATGTGATGAGTCGCCTGGATCCCCCCATGTTTCCCAAACCAGTTTTATTATTGATTACCGCGACCTTTCGGGTGTTTCGGATGGTATCGCCATCATCGAACTGGATCCGGAATCGCCGCAGTTCGGCAAAATCACTAGTAGAATCGAGCTCGGAAAAGATGTTCTGCCGCATCATATTTATTTCGACAGAAGGCAGAAAAGAGTGTATAATACGGCCCTGGGATTCCCGTACCTCTACGAGCTGAAACTGAAACATGGCCCTGACGGCAGGCCATACATCGCCAAGGCGGAACCGATCAACACAGGGGGGAACCAGGTGGGGGAAGATATGTTCTTCACCAATGACGGCCGTTATTTCGTCACCTTCATGGGTGGCAGGGGGAATGAGCATGGCGGGACCGTTGGCGTATTCCGTGCAACGGACAACAGGCTGATACATACCATCGAGGCGGATATGCACCACGACAGCACAAAGTTCATCATGCACCCGCACGGAATCTCCATGAACGAATCTACGCGGCGGTTGATGGTAACTTCCACGATCCATCCCGGTTTAACCTCCGGTGTCGGCAGTACCGTTACGTTGATAAATGCGGATAATTATTCTCTTATAAAAACTTACAAAGTGGCTGATGCAGGCGCGCCGGCTTCCAGCCCGGTTGAAGTATTACTCCTTCGCAATGGGTTCCTCCCATATGCGCTTGTCACCACGATGTTGGGCGGGGATGTGTGGATCGCGCCCCGTGATCCTAAAACGAATAATTACGGGGAATTCACGAAATTTTTTGACGGTAGTGACCATGGTTTGGGTTGGGCACTGGAATTTTACGTCAGCGCGGAAAAATTGCTATATGTGAGTTTTGCCAAGCCGGGTGTGGTTAAGGTTTTTGATATTGCCGCACTACCGGCGGTAAAGGTGGTGCGTACCCTGCAGTCTGATCCCGGAGCGCACCATATGGCCTTCTTTAAGACCAAATCGGGCAGGGACGTGGTTGCCGTGCAGAACAACATGCTGAACCTGCCGGATATCAATGCCGGCACCATTGCCGTGTTTGATGTGAAAACCGGGGAGCGGCTGGCCACGGCCCAGGTCAAAAAAAATTATAATATCCAGCCGGAATCCATCGAGTGGGCGAACGGCAATGGACATTATATGCATCACTGA
- a CDS encoding helix-turn-helix transcriptional regulator — protein MNYHTIAPPAKLAEYVQFFWALDGSASAEKPFHHRVLAESSPEWVFYCKGQFDLYGSAPDRYKTSFSALSGQMQHFKKLYTLNDFCLFGVYFFPYAIPAVFGLPAHALSDQAVDTATLLGREGQLLEQKVLAAADHRQRARLISQFILQRLAKSRETASPVFHSVRQILFSSTALSIPALADSCYLSRRQFERKFVHYAGYSPKQFQRIARFNAVIKGFDKRPSSLTEMAYNCGYYDQSHFIHDFRLFSGYNPKAFFTHQKDAADYRAFEEFNP, from the coding sequence ATGAACTACCATACAATCGCTCCGCCCGCTAAACTTGCGGAATACGTCCAGTTTTTCTGGGCGCTGGACGGTTCGGCCTCGGCAGAAAAACCATTCCATCATCGCGTGCTGGCAGAGAGCTCGCCGGAGTGGGTATTTTACTGTAAAGGGCAGTTCGACCTGTACGGCTCGGCACCGGACCGATATAAGACTTCTTTCTCCGCACTGTCCGGTCAGATGCAGCATTTTAAAAAGCTGTACACGCTGAACGATTTCTGCCTGTTCGGCGTATACTTTTTCCCTTATGCGATTCCCGCCGTATTCGGCTTGCCGGCGCACGCGCTGAGCGATCAGGCTGTGGATACGGCAACGCTGCTGGGCCGGGAAGGGCAGCTGCTCGAGCAAAAAGTACTCGCGGCAGCGGACCACCGGCAACGCGCCAGGCTCATTTCGCAATTTATCCTGCAGCGGCTGGCAAAGAGCCGCGAAACAGCAAGCCCTGTTTTCCATTCGGTAAGGCAGATACTCTTTTCTTCCACGGCATTATCCATCCCGGCGCTGGCGGACAGCTGCTATTTATCCCGCCGGCAGTTTGAAAGGAAATTTGTTCATTATGCGGGGTATAGTCCCAAACAGTTCCAGCGAATTGCGCGGTTTAATGCGGTGATAAAGGGATTTGACAAGCGACCCTCGTCCCTGACCGAAATGGCATACAATTGCGGCTATTACGATCAGTCCCATTTTATTCACGACTTCCGGTTGTTTTCCGGGTATAACCCGAAAGCATTTTTCACACATCAAAAAGACGCGGCCGATTACCGGGCGTTTGAGGAATTTAACCCCTGA
- a CDS encoding efflux RND transporter periplasmic adaptor subunit, with amino-acid sequence MKDNRIKIVFLLCLIIPGALSCTDKGTAVHDQEHGGHAEQEKRMETNMIILSKRDEQYANIGLDTVKLKNMAEYTTLLGTTGFDERKIAVVTSRVRGRLDKLFVRDPQQMIAAGQPLYAIYSEELLSHENELLVLLQQRSQPVNAMQLEQLIAGARKKLLLWGLTNEQIATLEKTREASPLSTFFSDAPGTLAELLVSEGQYVETGTPLFRIADLSQLWIEAQVYAGELRWMFEKPAVTAEFDAYPGEIFAVTPVFDNPVLETDKKVSLVRLLVANRKYLLKPGMMAYVNVRRNERRTLVIPKSAVLMGNMVTAWVKTGDGRYENRMIELGIQNKKEAEVRSGLKEGELVVTSGAYLLNSAWILKNGAGAHSMEGMAP; translated from the coding sequence ATGAAAGACAACAGGATAAAAATTGTTTTTTTACTATGCCTTATCATACCAGGCGCACTGTCCTGCACCGATAAAGGAACGGCGGTTCATGACCAGGAGCATGGCGGCCATGCGGAGCAGGAGAAGCGCATGGAGACGAACATGATTATCCTCTCAAAGCGTGACGAGCAATACGCGAACATCGGGCTGGATACGGTGAAATTGAAAAACATGGCGGAATACACCACATTGTTGGGCACCACCGGTTTCGACGAACGGAAAATCGCGGTGGTGACATCCCGTGTCCGCGGCCGGCTGGATAAATTATTCGTACGGGACCCGCAGCAAATGATAGCTGCCGGGCAGCCATTGTATGCCATCTATAGCGAGGAGCTGCTGTCCCATGAAAACGAATTGCTGGTATTGCTGCAGCAACGGTCGCAGCCGGTCAATGCCATGCAATTGGAACAATTGATAGCGGGGGCAAGGAAAAAACTGCTGCTATGGGGGCTGACGAACGAGCAGATCGCCACACTGGAAAAGACCCGGGAAGCATCCCCGTTGTCTACTTTCTTCAGCGACGCGCCGGGTACCCTGGCGGAGCTTTTGGTGAGCGAAGGGCAATACGTGGAAACGGGCACGCCCCTGTTTCGAATCGCCGATTTATCGCAGCTCTGGATTGAAGCCCAGGTATATGCCGGCGAATTAAGATGGATGTTCGAAAAACCTGCTGTTACCGCCGAGTTTGATGCATATCCCGGCGAAATATTCGCCGTAACCCCGGTGTTTGACAATCCAGTGCTGGAGACGGATAAGAAGGTCAGCCTGGTCAGGTTGCTCGTCGCCAACCGGAAATACTTGCTGAAACCGGGTATGATGGCCTATGTCAATGTTCGCCGGAACGAGCGGAGGACCCTGGTCATTCCAAAATCCGCTGTCCTGATGGGCAATATGGTCACAGCATGGGTAAAGACTGGCGATGGCCGGTACGAGAACAGGATGATAGAACTGGGCATCCAGAACAAAAAGGAAGCGGAGGTGCGCAGCGGCTTGAAGGAAGGGGAACTGGTTGTTACCAGCGGAGCGTACCTGCTGAACAGCGCCTGGATCCTGAAAAACGGAGCCGGGGCGCATAGCATGGAAGGAATGGCTCCATAA
- a CDS encoding alpha/beta fold hydrolase, producing the protein MKPFAPAHRQVTVDGASIHIVEAGNGEARTIILLHGYPGSWLSFERVMALLSDRFHVVAVDLPGIGASKGNSPADKKSIAACLDGLMERLGVKEVLLAGHDIGGMVVYAFLRHFPQRLSRAVILDTAVPGIAPWEEVKKNPNIWHFAFYAVPALPEALAAGKQKLLFDYFYNTLAAAPGVIPASNRIAHAEAYREPAALKTSFDWYRAFPQDEKDNAGTSSPGIPLLYVRGEKEPGDINDYVNGFRKSGLRDVTGKIIPGSGHFSPEEQPEAVAEALAAFMA; encoded by the coding sequence ATGAAACCCTTTGCTCCAGCACACCGGCAGGTAACCGTTGACGGTGCTTCGATACATATCGTGGAAGCCGGTAACGGCGAGGCCCGCACCATCATATTGCTTCACGGCTATCCCGGATCCTGGCTATCGTTTGAACGGGTGATGGCGCTGTTGAGCGACCGGTTTCACGTGGTTGCTGTGGACCTTCCCGGTATCGGCGCATCGAAAGGGAATAGCCCCGCCGATAAAAAATCCATTGCCGCCTGCCTGGACGGGTTGATGGAACGACTCGGTGTAAAGGAGGTGCTGCTGGCCGGCCACGACATCGGCGGCATGGTGGTGTATGCTTTCCTCCGTCATTTCCCGCAGCGTTTGTCGCGGGCCGTGATCCTGGATACCGCCGTGCCCGGTATTGCGCCCTGGGAGGAAGTGAAAAAGAATCCCAACATATGGCATTTTGCGTTTTATGCCGTGCCGGCACTACCGGAAGCACTGGCCGCGGGCAAACAAAAGCTGCTGTTTGATTATTTCTACAATACGCTGGCGGCTGCGCCCGGCGTCATTCCCGCATCCAACCGCATTGCCCATGCGGAGGCCTACCGGGAACCGGCGGCTTTGAAAACCAGTTTCGACTGGTACCGGGCGTTTCCACAGGATGAAAAGGATAATGCCGGCACCTCGTCGCCCGGCATTCCGCTGCTGTACGTACGAGGGGAGAAGGAGCCCGGCGATATAAACGATTACGTCAACGGCTTCCGCAAAAGCGGGCTGCGGGACGTTACCGGCAAAATCATTCCCGGCAGCGGTCATTTTTCCCCGGAGGAGCAGCCGGAAGCAGTAGCGGAAGCGCTGGCTGCGTTTATGGCATGA
- a CDS encoding AraC family transcriptional regulator codes for MISEVLAYINNHLDSKITLEVLSNVTGYSPHHLHKKLSAELGTSLGKYIQHQRLHAAAYFLALTRMPLNDIKHHVGFEDNSAFSRAFRQLYRVSPLQYRKSKKHQQEFPLQTFKYISANGVTTRERKKAARVFPSRGDYFSERVYAIWNDAAAYIASVNKTPEDFEYYAILHECPHMTGNQECRYDAAIVPKGFELPAEPFLQTNVLEGNYIRFNFCSKVQDYHAVSTEINSWLAKEAGVQHRHGVSYFKFDTLPDPGNIDNLFIHWYLPIA; via the coding sequence ATGATCAGCGAAGTCCTGGCCTATATCAACAATCATCTCGACAGTAAGATCACTTTGGAGGTACTATCCAACGTAACAGGATATTCCCCCCATCATTTACACAAAAAACTCAGCGCCGAGCTGGGCACCAGCTTGGGAAAATACATTCAGCACCAGCGACTGCATGCCGCGGCTTATTTTCTGGCGTTGACCAGGATGCCGCTGAACGATATCAAACACCATGTAGGATTTGAAGATAACAGCGCTTTTAGCAGGGCGTTCAGGCAATTGTACCGTGTATCCCCGCTTCAGTACAGAAAGTCTAAAAAGCATCAGCAGGAATTCCCGCTGCAGACCTTTAAATATATCTCAGCGAACGGCGTGACAACCAGGGAAAGAAAAAAAGCAGCGCGCGTTTTCCCTTCAAGGGGGGATTATTTTTCCGAGCGTGTGTACGCGATATGGAACGACGCAGCGGCCTATATCGCGTCCGTCAATAAAACCCCCGAAGATTTTGAATATTACGCCATCCTGCACGAATGCCCGCACATGACCGGTAATCAAGAATGCCGGTACGACGCCGCCATTGTCCCGAAAGGATTCGAGCTTCCCGCCGAGCCCTTTTTACAGACAAACGTGCTGGAAGGCAACTACATCAGGTTCAATTTTTGCAGCAAAGTGCAGGACTATCATGCAGTGAGCACGGAAATCAACAGCTGGCTGGCCAAAGAGGCCGGCGTACAGCACCGCCACGGTGTTTCCTATTTTAAATTCGATACCCTTCCGGATCCCGGGAATATCGACAATCTGTTCATTCACTGGTACCTCCCGATAGCGTAA
- a CDS encoding DUF6223 family protein, whose protein sequence is MTSQGKTISDKCFPFILPACLALLLFVLAAGAVVAQTTPDGSSPAVTGITAGRARSLVGAVIALASLVMGWRVKARSKAAGHSGAGNGGSLRTQAIIALLLGGIAIILSVVHLGASAGAVYGSGSGKAGAIVALVLGLAGAALSGLSLRTKRG, encoded by the coding sequence ATGACTTCACAGGGCAAAACCATATCGGACAAATGTTTCCCGTTTATTTTACCGGCATGCCTCGCGCTCCTTCTTTTTGTTCTGGCGGCGGGAGCGGTGGTTGCACAAACAACGCCCGATGGCTCGTCGCCGGCTGTTACCGGCATTACCGCCGGGAGGGCCAGGTCGCTGGTGGGGGCGGTGATCGCGCTCGCAAGCCTGGTGATGGGATGGCGGGTCAAAGCCCGCTCGAAGGCGGCCGGCCATTCCGGCGCCGGAAACGGCGGCAGTCTGCGAACACAAGCCATCATTGCCCTGTTACTGGGCGGGATAGCCATTATCCTCAGCGTGGTGCATCTCGGCGCCTCCGCAGGGGCGGTTTACGGTTCGGGCAGCGGAAAGGCGGGGGCTATTGTCGCCCTTGTACTGGGCCTGGCCGGCGCGGCCCTGAGCGGCCTGTCGCTGCGCACGAAGAGAGGTTAA
- a CDS encoding serine hydrolase gives MKQFISSAALAVCAAGLMLGGCQKPSGVIVNKGFDAALFAKNMREGLNGKTVGWSFAISQNGKIVQIDADGKARLSTNDNEVTYTPVTRQATGSCSKTISALALLGALEANGDDEDAYLADLLPSSWTIPDENRKIKVSHMLAHKAGLKYFGDDYASLRKTMETKTTGYGQNLDRKYDNVNFLLCRVLIPCVVNGKQTYANMTDEAADEAVSQAHRDYVRTKIFKVAGLPDWQKINIGPWNANGPISSKSPDRQMTMYYNFSKPTLPGIMVYTSYKEAGAGGWFLNSPEMTQVLLTAEAGKYVSTGMLGRMKTLLMGYDGVVPGKHGNYYWKNGYWFDNDMRGIFTYVMHFPNNVQIAWHTNSIQTGIVDPFGLAGRAYDNAWR, from the coding sequence ATGAAACAGTTTATTTCTTCCGCCGCGCTGGCGGTATGCGCCGCCGGCCTCATGCTGGGCGGTTGTCAGAAACCATCGGGTGTAATCGTCAACAAAGGATTTGACGCCGCGCTCTTTGCGAAGAACATGCGCGAAGGCCTCAATGGGAAAACGGTGGGCTGGTCGTTCGCCATCTCGCAGAACGGAAAGATCGTGCAAATAGATGCGGACGGTAAAGCCCGCCTCAGCACCAACGACAATGAAGTGACCTACACGCCCGTCACCCGCCAGGCCACCGGCAGCTGCAGCAAAACCATCTCCGCACTCGCGCTGCTGGGCGCGCTCGAAGCCAACGGCGACGACGAAGACGCTTACCTCGCAGACCTGCTGCCTTCATCCTGGACCATTCCCGACGAAAACCGCAAGATCAAGGTGTCGCACATGCTGGCGCACAAAGCCGGCCTGAAATATTTCGGCGACGACTATGCATCACTGCGCAAAACGATGGAGACCAAAACCACCGGTTACGGGCAGAACCTCGACCGGAAATACGACAACGTCAATTTCCTGCTGTGCCGGGTGCTGATCCCCTGCGTGGTGAATGGCAAACAGACGTATGCGAACATGACCGACGAGGCGGCGGATGAAGCCGTATCACAGGCCCACCGCGATTATGTACGTACTAAAATATTCAAGGTGGCAGGGCTTCCCGACTGGCAGAAGATCAACATCGGCCCCTGGAACGCCAACGGTCCTATTTCGTCAAAATCCCCGGACCGGCAGATGACGATGTACTACAATTTCTCCAAGCCCACCCTGCCCGGTATCATGGTGTACACCAGCTACAAAGAAGCCGGCGCCGGCGGATGGTTCCTGAACTCGCCCGAAATGACGCAGGTGCTGTTGACCGCGGAGGCCGGAAAATACGTTTCCACCGGCATGCTGGGGCGGATGAAGACGCTGCTGATGGGCTACGACGGGGTGGTTCCCGGCAAACACGGCAACTATTACTGGAAAAACGGGTATTGGTTTGATAATGACATGCGGGGCATCTTTACCTATGTGATGCATTTCCCCAACAACGTGCAGATCGCCTGGCACACGAATTCCATCCAGACCGGTATCGTCGACCCCTTCGGGCTGGCCGGCAGGGCGTACGACAACGCCTGGAGATAG
- a CDS encoding TolC family protein: MKRILIYVLLLRLMENAAEAQPLPRLGVQDVLAALDRNYPSLQIYDSKIAALRSMAGGAKAWMPPTVAFALDRFPYRVSMLKEKIPDNQAGIMLSVQQMIPNPSRLNARKNYLASLEEVFRNDREWQKNVLHLAAKLYYYRRYTAEKKINIVREYEDLLRMLIKTGKDKYKYNQAELPVIFKAEALLGELANMETMFVSQVAECNIGLNTLMNRDAGFLIDTLLLPQDYGARYPATLDSAAFQRSDILAAESRIRSMRFSQKTAATGSKPEFGVQVTHGKMLGMPDQFSIMGMMTIPIAPWASKMYRSDVRSMGFEIEAMQSEKSTMQLMARQMIREKAAMLLAENRQLDNYDRNILPAYRKNLDASLLAWRQNTGSLFVLLDAWNMLLMKELERAEKLGQVFTMQSEFEYQSAIK, from the coding sequence ATGAAGCGCATCCTGATATATGTCCTGTTATTGCGGTTGATGGAAAACGCCGCCGAAGCGCAGCCACTTCCAAGGCTTGGCGTGCAGGACGTGTTGGCCGCGCTTGACAGAAATTACCCATCGCTGCAGATATACGATTCGAAGATTGCGGCGCTCCGATCGATGGCCGGTGGCGCAAAGGCCTGGATGCCGCCCACCGTCGCATTTGCGCTCGACCGGTTTCCCTACCGCGTATCCATGCTGAAGGAAAAAATTCCCGATAACCAGGCCGGCATCATGCTCTCCGTGCAGCAGATGATACCCAACCCGTCCCGGCTGAATGCCAGGAAAAATTACCTCGCGTCACTGGAGGAAGTTTTCCGGAATGACAGGGAGTGGCAGAAAAACGTACTGCACCTGGCCGCGAAGCTCTACTACTACCGGCGCTATACCGCAGAGAAAAAGATCAATATCGTCAGGGAGTACGAGGACCTGCTGCGAATGCTGATAAAGACCGGGAAGGACAAGTACAAGTATAACCAGGCCGAGCTGCCTGTCATCTTTAAAGCGGAAGCCCTGCTGGGCGAACTGGCCAATATGGAAACCATGTTCGTTTCGCAGGTAGCTGAATGCAATATCGGCCTGAATACCCTGATGAACCGCGATGCGGGATTTCTTATTGATACGTTATTGCTCCCGCAGGACTATGGCGCCCGGTATCCGGCGACCCTGGATAGCGCGGCGTTTCAGAGGAGCGACATTCTTGCCGCCGAAAGCCGCATCCGGTCCATGCGGTTCAGTCAAAAAACGGCGGCCACGGGCTCCAAACCTGAGTTCGGTGTCCAGGTTACCCATGGGAAGATGCTGGGTATGCCGGATCAATTTTCCATCATGGGAATGATGACCATTCCCATCGCACCCTGGGCGTCGAAAATGTACAGGTCTGACGTCAGGTCGATGGGCTTTGAAATTGAAGCCATGCAATCGGAAAAATCGACCATGCAACTGATGGCTCGCCAGATGATCCGCGAAAAGGCCGCCATGTTGCTGGCTGAAAACAGGCAGCTGGACAATTACGACAGGAATATCCTGCCGGCTTACCGGAAAAATCTCGACGCCAGCCTGCTGGCGTGGCGGCAGAATACGGGGAGTCTGTTTGTGTTGCTGGATGCGTGGAATATGTTGTTGATGAAGGAGCTCGAACGGGCGGAAAAGCTCGGCCAGGTGTTCACGATGCAATCGGAATTCGAGTATCAAAGCGCGATAAAATAA
- a CDS encoding class I SAM-dependent methyltransferase, with product MTPYCEGWDSLSVDRDRLEKVAHHFLAPISGKLIEPLVNLSEGYILDVATGTGEPGITLAETNPLLQVVGLDLSARMLTVAGKNAVRRNVPNYSVCQSDAGETPFEDERFHAIICRNGIMFFPDLAKALREMHRLLKPGGSIHLCTWGQLSKNLWLDIVLTQVSAVTQAKVYRTFTPGMFYCMQPGFTTEWLDISGFRSITEQELTGIVSFNSMEEYWDYVTTVSSAIVEALRNLPPTSREQVKRLVFDRLSTHIVNGRLYFQWTSNITTAFK from the coding sequence ATGACGCCCTATTGTGAAGGCTGGGATTCCCTGTCTGTGGACAGGGACCGGTTGGAAAAAGTCGCCCATCATTTTCTCGCCCCGATTTCCGGCAAGCTGATTGAACCGTTGGTAAACCTCTCGGAGGGATACATTCTTGATGTGGCTACAGGTACCGGAGAGCCGGGCATTACACTGGCTGAAACAAATCCATTATTGCAGGTAGTGGGTCTTGATTTGTCGGCCCGGATGCTGACCGTGGCCGGTAAAAATGCGGTCAGGAGGAATGTGCCCAACTACTCGGTCTGTCAATCTGATGCAGGTGAAACCCCTTTTGAAGACGAGCGCTTCCATGCTATCATCTGCCGGAACGGCATCATGTTTTTCCCGGATCTGGCAAAGGCCCTGCGGGAAATGCACCGGTTGCTGAAACCCGGTGGCAGCATACACCTCTGTACCTGGGGGCAATTATCCAAAAACCTCTGGCTCGATATTGTATTGACGCAGGTATCCGCTGTAACTCAAGCCAAAGTCTACCGGACCTTCACTCCTGGCATGTTTTATTGCATGCAACCCGGCTTTACTACCGAATGGCTGGATATAAGCGGATTCCGGAGTATCACGGAACAGGAGCTTACCGGCATCGTCTCCTTCAACTCAATGGAAGAATACTGGGATTACGTTACCACCGTCAGTTCGGCAATTGTGGAAGCCCTGCGCAACTTGCCGCCAACTTCGCGGGAACAGGTGAAAAGATTGGTATTCGACCGTTTGTCTACCCATATAGTAAACGGCAGGCTGTATTTCCAGTGGACATCCAATATCACTACGGCTTTCAAATAA
- a CDS encoding efflux RND transporter periplasmic adaptor subunit, with the protein MNDTKRYGSSRWVAICIRSVAMLSIVAIWACSAGDRRQGGPQPGLPVDTGGMRHGARDETYWLSLPANQTVIARQKAEEPSFGTVDFAVSGNGYITFDTRRNRTVPIRVGGRIERLYVKYNYQYIHKGEKMLELYSPELNTYMEEYLYIMRQASDTLLQNEAKRKLQLTGLTPSQIRHIELAGSASLTIPIYSPAEGYILFAPAAAGEMSADGGSSGSMGGDMGEAGKSLSPVPGSVLPDESIREGMYVSKGQTLFWINDFKEAWGIIAFTKENEKYIRPGQAVTITSEMLPGKPIKTTVRLVEQVYRHGQKFTQARVYISNDGGILKQNSLISAAVTLPVKSLMVRASSVYYLGKSAIVWVQVGATGDGSNIFRPRVVKVGHRNRDKVEILEGLAENERIASDAAFLADSETIIQY; encoded by the coding sequence ATGAACGATACAAAACGATATGGAAGCAGCCGGTGGGTGGCCATTTGTATCCGGAGCGTCGCCATGCTGTCAATAGTTGCGATATGGGCATGCAGCGCCGGCGACCGGCGGCAGGGCGGGCCTCAACCCGGTTTGCCTGTTGACACCGGCGGCATGCGGCATGGAGCGCGGGATGAAACTTACTGGCTCTCGTTGCCTGCCAATCAAACAGTGATCGCCCGTCAAAAGGCGGAGGAACCGTCTTTTGGCACCGTCGATTTCGCCGTGTCCGGCAATGGATACATCACGTTTGACACGCGCCGGAACCGTACGGTGCCGATCAGGGTGGGAGGGCGGATTGAGCGGTTGTATGTGAAGTACAATTACCAGTATATCCATAAGGGAGAAAAGATGCTTGAGCTGTACAGCCCTGAATTGAATACATACATGGAAGAATATCTCTACATCATGCGGCAGGCTTCGGACACCCTGCTGCAAAATGAGGCAAAGCGGAAATTGCAGCTGACTGGCCTTACGCCGTCGCAAATAAGGCATATTGAGCTGGCCGGCAGCGCATCGCTCACCATTCCGATATACAGCCCCGCTGAAGGTTACATTCTGTTCGCCCCCGCTGCTGCCGGAGAGATGAGTGCGGACGGCGGCAGTTCCGGAAGCATGGGCGGCGATATGGGTGAGGCGGGGAAATCATTGTCTCCCGTACCGGGCTCCGTGCTGCCTGACGAAAGCATCCGGGAAGGCATGTATGTGAGTAAAGGTCAGACCTTGTTCTGGATCAACGATTTCAAAGAAGCCTGGGGGATCATCGCGTTTACGAAGGAGAATGAAAAATACATCCGCCCGGGGCAGGCCGTCACGATCACCAGCGAAATGCTCCCCGGGAAGCCGATAAAAACGACTGTCCGGCTGGTTGAACAGGTATACCGGCATGGGCAGAAATTCACGCAGGCACGGGTGTATATTTCCAATGACGGCGGCATCTTAAAACAAAATTCGTTGATCTCCGCTGCCGTGACTTTGCCGGTGAAGTCGCTGATGGTGCGGGCGAGCAGTGTCTATTACCTGGGTAAATCGGCTATTGTCTGGGTGCAGGTTGGCGCCACTGGTGACGGGAGCAATATTTTTCGCCCGAGAGTGGTAAAAGTGGGGCATCGAAACCGGGACAAAGTGGAAATACTGGAAGGGCTGGCGGAAAACGAAAGAATCGCCAGCGACGCCGCTTTCCTCGCGGACAGCGAAACGATCATTCAATATTAA